The Microbacterium esteraromaticum genome contains the following window.
AGCCCGATCTACGGCCTGTCGAAGGCCTGACCCTCTGAGGGGCGGATGCAGACGGCATCCGCCCCACGACGTCCTGCTGAAGGAGAAGCGATGCAGTTCCACCACCACGGCTACGTCTCCCACGACCCGCGGGTGCTGCCCGCCGAGGGCCTGGGTGTCGACCGCCCCACCGATCTTCCCGATGAGGTGGACGTGCTGATCGTCGGCTCCGGACCGGCGGGCATGCTGCTGGCCGCGCAGATGTCGCAGTACCCCGACGTGAACACGCGCGTGATCGAGAAGCGCGAGGGGCGTCTGGTGCTGGGGCAGGCCGACGGCATTCAGCCGCGCAGCGTCGAGACGTTCCAGGCGTTCGGGTTCGCCGAGCGGATCATCGCCGAGGCGTACAACATCGGCTGGATGAACTTCTGGGGCCCCGACCCCGAGAACCCCCAGAACATCATTCGCACCGCGCGGACGGCCGACTACGCGTACGACATCTGTGAGTTCCCGCACCTGATCGTGAACCAGGCGCGCGTGCTTGACTACTTCGCTGAGGCCGCTGCCGACGGGCCGGGACGCATCGTGCCCGACTACGGCGTCGAGTTCGTGGGACTCACCGTGCACGAGGGCGGCGCATTTCCGGTCGAGGTGCGCGTGCGCGACGGCGCGGGGGAGCGCACGATCCGTGCGAAGTACGTGGTCGGATGCGACGGTGCACGCAGCGGGGTGCGCGAGGCCATCGGACGCAAGCACGTCGGCGGCATCTCGGCGCACGCCTGGGGCGTCATGGATGTGCTGGTCAACACCGACTTCCCCGATTGGCGCACCAAGTGTGCGATCAACGCTGAGGCGGGCAACATCCTGCACATCCCGCGTGAGGGCGGCTACCTCAGCCGGATGTACATCGACCTCGGCGCGGTCGCCGAGGACGACGATCACCGCGTGCGGCAGACCCCGATCGACGAGATCATCCGACAGGCGAACGCGATCCTGCACCCCTACTCGATCGACGTCAAGGATGTCGCCTGGCACAGCGTCTATGAGGTGGGGCACCGCGTCACCGATGGCTTCGACGATGTGATCGATGGCTCGGGGCGCACGCCGCGCGTCTTCCTCACCGGCGACGCCTGTCACACGCACAGCGCGAAGGCAGGCCAGGGCATGAACGTCTCGATGCAGGACGGTTTCAACCTGGGCTGGAAGCTCGGATCCGTGCTCACCGGGCGCAGCCCCGAGGAGTTGCTGGCGACGTACGGCGCCGAGCGCCGCCCGGTGGCGCAGCAGCTGATCGACTTCGACCGCGAGTGGTCGAGCCTGATGGCGCGCAAGCCCGAAGAGATCTCCGACCCCACCGAGCTGGCGACGTTCTACCTCGGCACGGCCGAGTTCCCCAGCGGGTTCATGACTCAGTACACCTCGTCGATGATCACCGGCACCGATGCCCATCAGGCGCTCGCCGCGGGCTTCCCGCTCGGCAAGCGCTTCAAATCGGCCGAGGTCGTGCGCGTCTGTGACGGCAACGTCATCCACCTGGGACACCATGCGCGTGCCGATGGCCGGTGGCGCGTCTACGCGTTCGGTGATCGCACCGGCGCTGCGCTGGGTGCGTGGGCGGAGAAGGCCGCGCCGCTGTTCGCGCGCTTCACTCCGTCGGATGCTGATGTCGACGCCGTCTTCGATGTGAAGGCCGTGTTCCAGCAGCCGTTCGAAGAGGTCGAGGTGACCTCTGCGCCCGAGTTGTTCGCGCCCAAGACCGGACCGCTGGGGCTGACCGACTGGGAGAAGGTGTACGCAGCCGGGCCGAGCAAGTGGACCGATGTCGACATCTTCGAGGCGCGCGAGCTGTCGCGTGACGGCGTGGTGATCGTCGTGCGCCCCGACCAGTACGTCGCCGCGATCCTGCCGCTGGACGCGGTCGATGAGCTGGGGGCTTTCCTGGAGGGGATGCTGCTGCCGGCATCCTGATCGCCGCGGTTCGGCATGACAGATGTCATGCCGAACCCATGACATCGCCCTCCGGCATCCGCGACCCGCTCTCGCGATGCTGGAAGCATGCTCACCACAACGCAGACACACACAGCGCAGACCGCAGCGCCGCCGACCGACGCGGTGATCGAGCTGCGCGGCATCAGCCGCCACTTCGGAACGGGCGCGGATCGTGTGCAGGCTGTCGACGGCGTCGATCTCAGCATCCGCCGCGGTGAGGTCGTCGCGCTGCTCGGCCCCAATGGGGCCGGCAAGACGACCGCGCTCGACATGCTGCTCGGACTCACCGATCCCGACGCGGGCACGGCGCGCGTGCTCGGACTCGCTCCCGCCCGCGCCGCACGATCGGGCGTGATCGCGGCCGTGCTGCAGACCGGTGGCCTGCTCTCGGATCTCACGGTCGGCGAGACCGTGCAGTTGATCGCGTCGCTGCACGGTCGGGCCACGCTCGACCGGGTGCCCGAGATCCTCGAGCGAACCGACCTCGCGCACCTCGCCCGCCGACGCGTGTCGAAGTGCTCGGGCGGTGAGCAACAGCGCGTCAAGTTCGCTCTCGCCCTCACTGCCGACCCCGACATCCTCGTGCTCGACGAGCCCACCGCGGGCATGGACGTCACCGCACGCCGCCGGTTCTGGGACGTGATGCGCGCGGATGCCGACGCCGGACGCACGATCGTCTTCGCCACCCACTATCTGGAGGAGGCCGAGCAGTTCGCGCGGCGCACCGTTGTGATGCACCGCGGGCGCATCGTCGCCGATGCGCCGACGGCAGAACTGCGCGCCGGTCTCGGCGCGCGTTCCGTCGCCGCGACCCTTCCACGGGAGGGTGCTGAGCAACTGCTGAGCGCACTGCAGCAGCACGCTGACGTCGTCGACCTGCGCGTCGACGCCGGTCGCGTCACGCTGCGCAGTGCCGATTCGGATGCCATCGCCGGCCTGCTGCTCGGCGCCGGCGCGCACGGGTTGGAGATCACCGCGCCCACGTTGGAGACCGCCTTCACCACCCTCACGGAGGACTGACCGATGATGACCACGACGACGATGCTGCGGATCGAAGGCCTGCGACAGCTGCGCAACCCCTACACGCTCGCGTTCACCCTGGCGATGCCGGTGGTGATGTATCTGCTGTTCGGCGCGAACTCCGCGTACGGGTCTCAGCAGGCCGGCAACGGAAACGTCGCGTTCTACGTGATGACGTCCATGGCGGCCTACGGTACCGCCGTCGCCATGAGTTCGCTGACCTCGCTCGCCTCTGCCGAGTCGAAGCAGGGGTGGGGGCGCCAGCTCGCGATGACCCCGCTGACCACGGCCGGGTACGTGACTACCAAGGTGATCACCGCGTTCTCGTTCGCTGTGCTCGCGTTGCTGGCTGTCTTCACAGCCGGTGCGTTGACGGGCGCTGCTGCCGACGACCTGTGGCGCTGGTTCGCCACCGCGGGGATCATCCTGGGCGTCGGCCTCATCTTCGGTCTGTTCGGGCTCGGTGTCGGGTTGTTCTTCACCGCCGATTCGGCCGCGGCTCTCGCGTCGATCTCGATGACGTTCTTCGCCTTCTTCGGGAATGTGTTCATGCCGCTGGACGGTGTGATGCTCGACATCGCCCGGTTCACGCCCCTGTACGGGTTCGTCTCCCTGTCGCGTTGGCCGCTCACCGACGGCATGCTCACCACCGGGCAGACCGATCAGATGTGGGCTGTGCTGCTGAACATCGCCGTCTGGGTGGGGCTATTCGTCGCGCTGGTCATCGCCGGTATCAAGCGCTCGAAGGCCCGCCGCTAGCGGCAATAGGGTGGGACGATGACCAGCCCGCAGCGACCCACGCCGAGGCCGCCCGCCGAGAGGGACCCCTGGGACCGCTACGGCTGGGTGATGGCCGCCGTCTGGCTGATCTTCCTGATCTATCCGGCGCTGGCGCTGGTGCGGTCGACGGCAGGCGTCGGGTGGATCGTGCTCGGCTGGGCCGCACTGGTGGTGTTCGTCGTGCTGTACATCGGCGGCTTCATCCGCGGGCTGCGTCTGGGCAGCGGGCTCGGTCGGCCCGTCCCGGCCGGGCAGTGGTGGGTCTTCGGTGCACTGATCGCCTGCATGCTGCTGACCATCCCCGGGGGCGGTGTCAGCTACATCAGCTTTCTGCCGTTCCTGATGTCGTTCGCGTCGTACGGGCTGACCAGGGCGGCGCACTGGGTGACGATGGCAGCCTCGATCACCCTCACCGCACTGAGCGTGTTCCTGATCCCCGGGGGACTCCCGTACCTGACGGTGCTGGTCATCGTCGCCCTGCTCGGTGTCGTCAACACGGTCACCACGTGGCTGATCATCCGCTCTGCCGAGACCGAACGCCTGGGCCGGGAACTGGCGACCAGCGCCGGGCGCGAAGCGGCGGCCCGTGACGTGCACGACCTGATCGGGCACTCGCTGACCGTCGTGCAGCTCAAGGCCCAGCTCGCGCAGCGCTTGATCGAGACCGACCCCGAACGCGCCAAGGCCGAACTCGCCGACATCACCGCGCTCACCGCCGAGGCCATCGCCGGAGTACGGGCCACGGTGGCGGGAGCCCGCGCCACAACGCTGGTCGAGCAGCTGGCATCCGGTCGTGACGCGTTGCAGGCCGCCGGCGTCGACCTGCGCGTCGACGGCGAGACTACGGCACTCTCGCCCGTCCAATCGTTGACGGCGAGCTGGGTGCTCCGCGAAGCGATCACGAACGTGCTCCGGCATGCCGGAGCGTCCGAGGTGAATGTCACGATCATCCCGGGCAGTCTGATCGTGGCCGACGACGGCCGGGGCCCGGCATCCGATGTTCCCGCGCACGGCGCGACCGAGGGCAACGGCGTGCGCGGCATGCGCGAGCGCGCCGCGGCCGCCGGGGCCGCACTGGAATTCGGACCGGGGCCCGCGGGAGGAACACGAGTGGAGCTGAGATGGTGAATCGGATGCCCGATGCGGATCACCAGACGGAACGCATCCGCCTGGTGATCGCCGACGATCAGGCACTCGTGCGGGGCGCCCTGGCCGCTCTGCTCGATCTGGAGAGCGACCTGGAAGTCGTGGGCGTCGCCGCCGACGGCGAACAGGCCGTGCAGACCGTCACCCGGTTGCGCCCCGATGTCTGCCTCATGGACATCCAGATGCCCGACGTCGACGGCATCGAGGCGACCCGTCGTGTGCGCGCCGCACACGACGGCACCCGCGTACTGATCGTCACGACCTTCGCCCGACCCGGCTACCTGCGCTCGGCGCTCGACGCCGGCGCGAGCGGTTTTGTCGTGAAGGACACCCCGGCCGAGCAACTCGCTGAAGCGGTGCGGCGCGTGCACGCCGGGCTGCGCGTGCTCGATCCGGCGCTCGTCGAGCAGAGCCTGTTCGACGGGGCCAGCCCGCTCAGCGAACGCGAGCAGCAGGTGCTGCGCCTGGCCGCCGACGGGCGGTCGGCCGGCGCGATAGCATCCGAGGTCTTCCTCTCGGCGGGCACCGTGCGCAACCACCTCTCGTCGGCCATCGGCAAGACTGGTGCGGCCAACCGCGCGCAGGCCGTGCGGATCGCGCAGGACAAGGGGTGGATCTGAGGCCGGTTCCGACCGGTGTCAGGAATTCACACGGATGATCTCCTGCTGATACGGGGCGATCACCTTGCCCGAGATGCGCAGGTCGAGCACCAGAAAGCGCCGCTCGTCGGGGCTCTCGGTGGCCCAGGTGCGCAGCCGCTCCAGGTCGGCGAGCGAGCGCACGACGACGCCTTCGGCACCGACGGCCGCGGCGAACGCGGCGAAGTCGACCTCGGGGATCAGCATCGGCCCCTCGGCCAGTCCCTTCAGCCCGTACAGGTTGACCTCGGCGCCGTACGCGGCGTCGTTCCAGACCACAGCGATCCCGTGGCCGGCGGCCGCACGCACGGCCGACTCCAGATCGGCGATCGCCATCAGGCCACCGCCGTCGCCCGAGGTGAGCACCACGGTCGACTCGGGGCGCGCACGGGTCGCGCCGACCACGCTCGGCCAGCCCTGCCCGATCGACTGGAACGCGGTGCCGATCATCATCATCCGGTCGGGGGAGGCGACGGGCCAGTACATGTTCGCCCAGCCGATGAAGTGCCCGCCGTCCGACACGACGACGCGGTCCTCGGGCAGCAACTCGGCCAGGCGGCGGGCGGCAGCGCGCGGGTCGAGGCGGCCGTCCTCGGCGAACTCGCCGGCATCGGCCTGGGCGCGCGCGGCGGTGACGTCGACGGTTTCGCGCCAGGGTGTGCGCGCAACTCCGGAAGAAAGGGCCTCCGGTGTGGTGCTCACCCGGTCTGCGGGCCGATCCGCCGGTGTCTTTCCGGAGTTGTGAACGGCGGCGAGCCGGGCGACCAGCGCTTCTGCGGCCAAGCGCGCGTCGGCACGGACGAATCCGCCCACATGCGCGTGGGTCGCGGCCGGGGCGACATCGACCTGGAACACCCGGGTGCCCGGCGCGAACAGGTCGCCGAAACGCATCGTGAACTGGTTCAGCGACGCACCGAAGACGACGGCGACGTCGGCCTCGCGCACCAGCTCCATGGCCCCATCGGCGCCGAATCCGCCGGTCACGCCAAGGTCGTAGCGTGCGTCGGGGAAGACGCCTCGCCCGAGCGCCGTCGTCGCGGTGAGCGCACCGGTGGCTGCGGCAAGAGCACCGAGGGACTCGCCCGCACCCGCCAGCCAGGCGCCGCGACCGGCCAGCAGGAACGGACGCTCGGCCTGCGCGAGCGCATGGGCGATCTCATCGAGCATCCCCGCACCGAATTCGCCGCGAGGGGCGAGCGGTGCCGGAACCCGCGGCTCGGGGGCCTCGGGCACCGCGCCGGCCTCGAGAGCTGCGACGTCGTACGGAATGGCCAGCACCACCGGGACCCGGTAGGTCAGGGCGTGCTCGATGGCGATGACCGTGGTCGCCGCGGCGTCGGCACGTCCGGTCGTATAGGTGCGTGCGCCGACGGCCGACGCGAGCGCGATCTGGTCGACGTCCCACGGGCGCGGGCCCGAGGTGGGCTCGTCGCCCACGACGAGCACCAGCGGCACGTGCGCCTGCACGGCCTCGGCCAGCGCCGTCAGGGTGTTCGTGAAGCCGGCTCCGTAGGTCGAGGTCGCGGCGGCGATGCGTCCGGATGCCCGGAAGTGCGCGTCGGCGGCGACGACCGCACCTTGCTCGTGGCGCACAGCGGTGAAGACGGCATCGGTCTGAGTCTCGATGGCATCGAGGAAGTAGGCGTTGCCATTGCCCATCACCCCGAAGACGTGGTCGATGTGCTGGGCGAGAGTGAGGGCGACGTGCGCGGAGACGCTGGGCATGACTGAGCCTTTCAAGACAGTGACGGAGGGAACCGTATGTGTCTGGCGGCTCACGCGACGGCGCGGAGTGCTGCGTGCCCCTTTTTCGGGCACCGGCCGCGAACGGCCGGACCTTCTGATACTAACCGCGCGAGAGCGCTGTCGGTGTCAGCTCGACGATCTCGCGGGAACGATC
Protein-coding sequences here:
- a CDS encoding thiamine pyrophosphate-binding protein; translation: MPSVSAHVALTLAQHIDHVFGVMGNGNAYFLDAIETQTDAVFTAVRHEQGAVVAADAHFRASGRIAAATSTYGAGFTNTLTALAEAVQAHVPLVLVVGDEPTSGPRPWDVDQIALASAVGARTYTTGRADAAATTVIAIEHALTYRVPVVLAIPYDVAALEAGAVPEAPEPRVPAPLAPRGEFGAGMLDEIAHALAQAERPFLLAGRGAWLAGAGESLGALAAATGALTATTALGRGVFPDARYDLGVTGGFGADGAMELVREADVAVVFGASLNQFTMRFGDLFAPGTRVFQVDVAPAATHAHVGGFVRADARLAAEALVARLAAVHNSGKTPADRPADRVSTTPEALSSGVARTPWRETVDVTAARAQADAGEFAEDGRLDPRAAARRLAELLPEDRVVVSDGGHFIGWANMYWPVASPDRMMMIGTAFQSIGQGWPSVVGATRARPESTVVLTSGDGGGLMAIADLESAVRAAAGHGIAVVWNDAAYGAEVNLYGLKGLAEGPMLIPEVDFAAFAAAVGAEGVVVRSLADLERLRTWATESPDERRFLVLDLRISGKVIAPYQQEIIRVNS
- a CDS encoding ABC transporter ATP-binding protein, giving the protein MLTTTQTHTAQTAAPPTDAVIELRGISRHFGTGADRVQAVDGVDLSIRRGEVVALLGPNGAGKTTALDMLLGLTDPDAGTARVLGLAPARAARSGVIAAVLQTGGLLSDLTVGETVQLIASLHGRATLDRVPEILERTDLAHLARRRVSKCSGGEQQRVKFALALTADPDILVLDEPTAGMDVTARRRFWDVMRADADAGRTIVFATHYLEEAEQFARRTVVMHRGRIVADAPTAELRAGLGARSVAATLPREGAEQLLSALQQHADVVDLRVDAGRVTLRSADSDAIAGLLLGAGAHGLEITAPTLETAFTTLTED
- a CDS encoding response regulator transcription factor is translated as MPDADHQTERIRLVIADDQALVRGALAALLDLESDLEVVGVAADGEQAVQTVTRLRPDVCLMDIQMPDVDGIEATRRVRAAHDGTRVLIVTTFARPGYLRSALDAGASGFVVKDTPAEQLAEAVRRVHAGLRVLDPALVEQSLFDGASPLSEREQQVLRLAADGRSAGAIASEVFLSAGTVRNHLSSAIGKTGAANRAQAVRIAQDKGWI
- a CDS encoding ABC transporter permease translates to MMTTTTMLRIEGLRQLRNPYTLAFTLAMPVVMYLLFGANSAYGSQQAGNGNVAFYVMTSMAAYGTAVAMSSLTSLASAESKQGWGRQLAMTPLTTAGYVTTKVITAFSFAVLALLAVFTAGALTGAAADDLWRWFATAGIILGVGLIFGLFGLGVGLFFTADSAAALASISMTFFAFFGNVFMPLDGVMLDIARFTPLYGFVSLSRWPLTDGMLTTGQTDQMWAVLLNIAVWVGLFVALVIAGIKRSKARR
- a CDS encoding FAD-dependent monooxygenase; its protein translation is MQFHHHGYVSHDPRVLPAEGLGVDRPTDLPDEVDVLIVGSGPAGMLLAAQMSQYPDVNTRVIEKREGRLVLGQADGIQPRSVETFQAFGFAERIIAEAYNIGWMNFWGPDPENPQNIIRTARTADYAYDICEFPHLIVNQARVLDYFAEAAADGPGRIVPDYGVEFVGLTVHEGGAFPVEVRVRDGAGERTIRAKYVVGCDGARSGVREAIGRKHVGGISAHAWGVMDVLVNTDFPDWRTKCAINAEAGNILHIPREGGYLSRMYIDLGAVAEDDDHRVRQTPIDEIIRQANAILHPYSIDVKDVAWHSVYEVGHRVTDGFDDVIDGSGRTPRVFLTGDACHTHSAKAGQGMNVSMQDGFNLGWKLGSVLTGRSPEELLATYGAERRPVAQQLIDFDREWSSLMARKPEEISDPTELATFYLGTAEFPSGFMTQYTSSMITGTDAHQALAAGFPLGKRFKSAEVVRVCDGNVIHLGHHARADGRWRVYAFGDRTGAALGAWAEKAAPLFARFTPSDADVDAVFDVKAVFQQPFEEVEVTSAPELFAPKTGPLGLTDWEKVYAAGPSKWTDVDIFEARELSRDGVVIVVRPDQYVAAILPLDAVDELGAFLEGMLLPAS
- a CDS encoding sensor histidine kinase, producing MTSPQRPTPRPPAERDPWDRYGWVMAAVWLIFLIYPALALVRSTAGVGWIVLGWAALVVFVVLYIGGFIRGLRLGSGLGRPVPAGQWWVFGALIACMLLTIPGGGVSYISFLPFLMSFASYGLTRAAHWVTMAASITLTALSVFLIPGGLPYLTVLVIVALLGVVNTVTTWLIIRSAETERLGRELATSAGREAAARDVHDLIGHSLTVVQLKAQLAQRLIETDPERAKAELADITALTAEAIAGVRATVAGARATTLVEQLASGRDALQAAGVDLRVDGETTALSPVQSLTASWVLREAITNVLRHAGASEVNVTIIPGSLIVADDGRGPASDVPAHGATEGNGVRGMRERAAAAGAALEFGPGPAGGTRVELRW